In Methanomassiliicoccus sp., the genomic stretch CTTGAGGTACTAGAGGAGGAAAAGCCGTTCCGCATAATCTCCTTCGATACCAAGCTGCCGTTCGACCTCATCGGGTTCCTGGCCTACATAACCAAACTGCTCGCCGACGAGAACATCAGCCTGTTCGCCATATCTTCCTTCTCTACTGATCACATCCTGATGAAGGAGGCCTACCTAGCTAAGGCCATGGACGTCCTCAAGGATGCAGGCGTGAAGATCGACTGGAAGTAAGCATATTCATCCGCCGGACCACGCCGCGGGCTTACCTCGCCGGAGCGGTCTCCAGCGGCCCGGAGGAAGCTAGGTGGACGGACCGAGTCCCTTCCCGGATGATGCCTTTCAGCAGTTTCTCGTAACTGTCCCCGATGGACTGGAAGGTGTAACGGGCCTCCACCTCCGACCTTCCTTTTTCTCCCAGCTTCCTCCTCAGGAGCGGGTCCTCCAGCAAAACCTGCAACCGGTCGGTCATGTCCCCCACACGGTCGGGTGCCACCAGGTAGCCGGTCTCTCCCGGAAGCACGACGTCCCGGGGGCCGGGGATGTCGGTGGCCAGGACTGGCTTGCCGCAGGCCATGGCCTCTATGAGCACGATGCCGAATGTCTCTACCAGCGACGGCAGTACCAGGACGGAGCAGGAGCCAACGATCGACGCCAACCGCTCCCGGTTGGCCCAGGGGGCGAGGTCCACCTGGTTCTCGATCCCCAGGCGCCGCACGAGGTCACGCAGGGGTATCTCATCCTCTCCCGCCCCTAGGAGCTTCAAGGGGTGCTCCCTCCGGGTGCTTGCCGGAAGCGCGGCATAGGCCTTGACGAGCTGGCCGACATTCTTGTTCCACTCCATGCGGCCCGCGTAGAGTACGTACCCATGATCGCCACGGTCGGTCAAAGAGGACTCGTCCACTCCGCAGGGGATGACCTGCACCGGCCTTTCCAGAACCTGACTGACGTACTTTTCCATGGTTCCGTTCAGCACCACCAGGCGGTCGGCACTCTGCGCCACCTTCCGCTCCACCAGGGACTTGAACATCTCGTGCGGGTAACGAGAAAAGTCCCGGCGTAGCACCACCCGCCGGGCCGATGCCATCACATCAGCCACGTGGAAGGTGTATGAGCGGGGGACGTCCAGGTCGGATAGGTGGTAGGAACTGAGACCGTAGTGGAGGCACAGAACATCCGGCCGAAGGTCCTTGACCGATTCGGCGGCCATCCGAGAGAACGACAGCGCCTCGCTTATAGCCGCTCCATCTTGGACACCAAGGCAGCTTCGCTTCACCTCTCCGTTGGCCAGGGAGATGATGTCCACTCCGTCCGCGGTGACCAGGCCGTTCTCCTGCCCTGCCTTCAGCAACGTTACTTCGTGTCCTCGGTGGGCAAGCTCGCGAGCTATGCCCCATACCTGCAGCTCGCGGCCCGAGCACGGGTCGGGAAAGACGTCCCAATAGCTTGTGCCGTAGCCCAACAGCGTCACATGCATGTTCTTACCAGAGAGTTGGACGTTCGCCACATAAAACAGTTATCAGTTCCGACAGCGGCGGTCGCCACGAAGACCGGAGGGAAGCTTCGTTTCCGGGGCTACCCGTCAGCGGAGCATCGTACCTCGTTCGGGCATTTCTCGATAGGTTTTTTATCACTCTTTCACAATGGCCTGGAGAGTGATGTCATGGACCAGACCGTGGTAGAGCAAATTGGGACGATCGTCGGCGAGAACAACTATTCCACTAG encodes the following:
- a CDS encoding ACT domain-containing protein, with the protein product MKFEEFKKDTEIRASVRKKEYTIAKVASVPELDDRVFAVITDGAEVTVVAELDSGLEVLEEEKPFRIISFDTKLPFDLIGFLAYITKLLADENISLFAISSFSTDHILMKEAYLAKAMDVLKDAGVKIDWK
- a CDS encoding glycosyltransferase family 4 protein, giving the protein MHVTLLGYGTSYWDVFPDPCSGRELQVWGIARELAHRGHEVTLLKAGQENGLVTADGVDIISLANGEVKRSCLGVQDGAAISEALSFSRMAAESVKDLRPDVLCLHYGLSSYHLSDLDVPRSYTFHVADVMASARRVVLRRDFSRYPHEMFKSLVERKVAQSADRLVVLNGTMEKYVSQVLERPVQVIPCGVDESSLTDRGDHGYVLYAGRMEWNKNVGQLVKAYAALPASTRREHPLKLLGAGEDEIPLRDLVRRLGIENQVDLAPWANRERLASIVGSCSVLVLPSLVETFGIVLIEAMACGKPVLATDIPGPRDVVLPGETGYLVAPDRVGDMTDRLQVLLEDPLLRRKLGEKGRSEVEARYTFQSIGDSYEKLLKGIIREGTRSVHLASSGPLETAPAR